The stretch of DNA AATGggcttaataataataaaatgtaaacagcGCTACCATTAGTGAGAGTATTATACAGCGTGTGCTGTCTGCAACAGCTTCTAATTAGTGTTAAATAgatctttttccatttttcagttCCTTTATGCCTTTCCTTTAAGGCCAGGATACCTTATTCTATAATCCTTAAATATAAGATGCCTATAAATGGTTGCGTGTGTTCACTattaagagaaaatgaaagcctCCACTCAGTGTTAGACCTCAGGCCATCCTGTGCTGTATTCTGAGGGGGAAAGAGATTGTTATTTTAGAAAGGGCAAAGCAGGCTGATCAGACACCTGTATGGAGAATGTTGTTATTCACACTGCTTTTATTAACTTAGTTTGGGctcctaaaaagaaaaaaaaaaagagaagatttTTCACGTGATGAACTCGTCTGTGGATCATCTGGACTGTACAGCTTACTTCACCTCTTCTCTCCGCCTCCATCGTGTGAATATCTTTATTTGCAAGAGAACCTAACGATCGTCTCACCAAACATTTTGCCAAATTTTGGACAAAGATAGAAATCCTGCGTACCTATGGGAGCCAAGACACAATAAGTATCATTCTCATCAATATGCATGTGTCAATAAAAGGAGGTAAACCTGTCTTTGCtttgtgaattttttttgtttcctcatGTTAGAGGCTAAAGTCACAACATAACTTTAACTATTAGATCACATTCAGCTTGTAAACTGGTGTAGTGACACATGCTATTATAAATTGAATAACTCAATTTGTTcttaaaagaggaaataatgaaCTATGggtagaaaaaaatatatcgACAGCTATTTCTAAAGTAACTAGagaatgcaaaataaatgttaaagcaGCAAGGACATTTAAGTAATTTTCTATACCACTGGTATTTTAATGTTACATTAATTGACTTTTAAAATGGAATCATCAATTAGCGTTTAGAGATTTTAGTTTTTGATCATATCAGCAGATTAAGGTGTCTGGTTGTCATAACAGTTTAGatcttcatctgtttttttcctttttcttggcCAAAGTGACCCAAAACATTTCCAATAGGTGAAACCTCGAAAATGCCACAGAAAAATGCTGCATGTCCGGTCAGCAGGGCCGAGGTGCTCCAGGCCTCCAGGGGGAGCACTGAGAGGATCAGCTGGACTCTCCACCCGAAACGGACCAGACGATAAACTGTTGCAGCGATAAGAAAAGTAAAGAGGCGACACAAAAAGTATGTTTTCTGTTAAACATTCAGTCTTTGGCCGCATGtgaaacacagaacaaacacactttgtcttAAGGTTTTCTCCCAGTTGGGTCTAaagtcctgctgctcctctcagcGCGCCCCCTGGAGGTCTGGAGGACTTCGGCTGTGAAGCAGCATTTCCTCTGTTGCTTGTTTTTGACTTTGCAACGCATCTTTATTTGCAGCGTGTTTCCTCTCAATGTGATTGTTTTGGCTTTCTGCAGCTCTTCTGTCGTGTACATTTCTTTTCCGCTGTTGTGAAGCTGACTTATTATAGTTACAGGTTTGTGAATATTGTTATGGTGATGTTGTCAAAACTAATCACCTCATAGGCCTTCGAGAGGATACACCTCTTCACACTGGCTTTTAGTGCTTCTTGTAGTttgtataaatatttttatggaGAGTACATGACTTGTTTTTCAGTAGATTCCATGAAATGTGATGCAGTCACTTCAAATCAACACCATGTTTGTCCTGTCAGAATTGATCTCGACACAGGATTATATTGGATTTCAGtgtttcttctatttttctgtaaatactttaattgaaattcatttttttttttttagtagatTACGCAAAATGTGAGGCAGCGACTCTAAAGCAGTACCAAAAATGAAGACACACCTCTTCATATTGAACTTTGGTGTTTCTTTAATAGCTGCCATGTAATGTGACACAGAAGCTCTAAATCAATGTCCAAATGTACCACTACACAGATGATATAAGGCCTCTTTATATTAGATTTTAGAGCTTCTTGCTATTTGTATACATTTATTAGTGGAAATGTGTGATTCAATTTCCAAATCAATACCAGAAATGATTGGTTAGCAGGCCACATGAGACACACCTCCTCATATTTGGATTTTAGTGCTTCTTGTATTTTTCATATACATTTTGATGGGAAATTAGGATTTTTTTGTAATAGCTTCCATGTTATGTGTCACAGTCACTCAAGGTCACACTGGACAAATAGAACACACCtctttattttggatttttatgtttttttttacgagTAGACACATAGGTCATACGTCTTCATATTGAATTTAAgtatatatttttagaaatatgtaaaattcttgatttttttcttcagtaGCTTCCATGTAACTCACCTGTACACTTGTACAGGTGTGTCCACTGAGGTCTGTGTAGTAATCATTTTTGGCATTGATTTTGAGCTCTGTTTCACATTATCACAGGTGACTTTTCTATAACATATTTgtgtaaaatacataaattaacACATTAGCAATCAAAATAAGTGAGCTACATGAATTTAGTatcatttttaatcacagcTTTTGCCAAGGTTGTCGGATCACCTTGAAGGTATTGAAATAATATAGTTTTGTGCCAATTAAACAGTGATCTATTGATGGCTCCAGCGGTGAGGACCGAGGCTCTGGAGGAGAGCTCACCGGCCTCCTGCCGCCAACACTGGGAGGAACTGAGTGGAAGAGTCCGCTAGGTCCGGAATGAATGTCTGTGAATATCCAACCTAAAAATAACTTCACTGTGGTCTTATAGTTTTGTTTCCAATGTGATCACTTTGACTCAACAAGAAATAAACAGTTTGCTCGGTGTTTGTGCAGCTGTGGATGTTCACATTTCATCTGTTaagtgtttctattttattttagtgaaTATCATGAATTCGTACAAAGTTTCTGGGATCTAGCAAGGCTTTTTTGGTTTAATAGGTGCCGAATTGGACACAACTTTAGCTGTTGTTAACCGCTACAAGTTGGAGTCTGTGTTAAGTAATTTTAACCAGCCTTGTTGTTGTAATGGAGGCCAACTAACGATTTATATTATACTTGACGTTAaccaaaactttaaaaacttaACTCCCGTCGCACGTTTAATCAAAGTTATGGCAAAAGGAAAACACTTCATTAAAAGAACAACCAATATCTAGAAAATATAACTTGATTTTACGTTAAAGTGAGCAGATTTGGACACAAATGTTGCTGAGCTCCAACACATTTCTGTTAAGGACTCAACAACTGCATTCCTTCTCTTGTGTCGCTCGACAACAAACAGGAAGCTCGCGTCCTATAAAAAATGATTGACAGCTCAGCTGTCCAATGACAGCCACCGTACCCGGCGCTCAGCCAATCGCCTTAGAGAAGAAGGGCGGGACGTCCTGTAATGTGATGCAAATTCGACGGTCAAGCCTGTTAGTCCCACCTTTTTGTGTTTCCCGCACCGtcaatcaaaatagaaaaaaatcgACCCGAATTCACCGATCAACACTAGCCCGCCTTTGATAAAATAATCATGTTTGGAGTTTAGTTGATCAGATAATCCTCCCGGTTACTACCATTCACGCTATGACTGGTACGTAAACACTTAGCGCATCGAAGCGTGCAACTAATCGGTGAGTTTGTGAGACCTACAGCGAAGCAAGCTGcgtcttttttatcttttgctCTACTGCTAACTAGCTAGATATGGTTAGCTAACTGAGCTAGCTGGCTAGCCGCGGAGTTGACAAAGTAAACAGTCAAACTGGGCCGAAATCTCCCCAGAATCTGCGCTGCAAAGTTGAATTTCGCAGTCTGCTCCTTTTGGACTGGAGAGTGGGGATGCTTTGCGGGCTTTTCTGGCAGGAAGGACTCGAAGATTACAGAGTTTTGCTGagtttccccctctctctctgctagcGCCAGAGCAGCCTCTGAAACAAGGAGAAATGGCGTCCGCGGACGTGGACAGCAGTCAAAGCGAGTTTCTGCAACCCGGCGGCGCAGCGGAAACACAGGTATCCGACATTTTCTAGCTCGTCTTTCTCGCTCGCTTTCGATTGCTGGTTGTGTTTTTGAGAGCATGGAGTTCACACGTTTTAAAATTTTGATGGCATGGGGTGAAAGCCGTACACTTCCTGTGTTCCCCTCAATAACGGCCACCCACTTTACCCCTGTAAAACCCGCCCATAGTGGGTAGGACACTGAAGTCAGTCACTTGGGTCGGCTCGCTGGAAGATAGCCGGTGCACACTGGGCTGGGAGGATGCCGATAATGTGATAATAATGCAGGGATAGCGTCCATAATCAAAAACAGTAGCGTTCAATTGTGTTGTAATAGCCACCCATCCCCCACCCCATGCTCTCGACCATTTCTGAGCCTGTTATCTTCactgtgcgtgcgtgtgtgctgCTGGCTGCATCCAGCTCATGTCTGTTTCATCGTCCATCCTTTGCATCACCACAAATCCTACATGATCTGTTCCCCCACTGCCCATAatttctctgcctccttcatATATCCGCACAGTCTCTGAATCCATAAGTGACTTCAAGACAATAGACAGCCCGGTTCCATTTTCCTGTGATCCAGTCTAAAGATGTTAAGTGTGATCTGTCATCTTGTTAATCGATGTCAATTTTACCCCCAGACAACAGATATGTCAGCCATTCAGTTGACGGGTTCAGACCGATGGGAGGTGTTAACTCCCGTCTCAACTGGGAAGGAAGACCATGGAGTCGTTCACATTCCAAACTCGGGGATTGTCACGTCCAATGGGCAGTACGTGCTTCCAATTGGGAGTCTTCCCAGCCAGCCCATTTATGTTACAGCTTCTGGGAACGAGGCTGCAGCCAATGGAGTGTCCGGCATTCAGTAtcaggtaaaaaaaagacagaaacacggTTAAGTTAAGAGTAGGTGTTATTTTCACGGGATGATCTTTGCTCAAAACTTCCGCTGCCGCTTCCTTTTCAGGTTATCCCCCAAATCCAAAATGCAGATGGGACACTTGCAGGATTCTCAGCACAGGGGTTGGATGATGGGACGGGTCAAATCCAGCTACTCCAAGATGGTAGCCACGGTAGTATCGGAATCAGCTGTGCCACAACGGCGACCACAGACCTCCTGACGCAGGCGGGGCAAGTACAGTCAATCCAAGGCGTCCCGCTGGCAGGAGGGTCAGCATACACAGGCACAGTGCCTGTAGGGCTGCCCAGCAACATAACGTTTGTTCCCATAAACAGTTTGGATCTGGAGTCCCTAGGGCTGACTGGGGCACAGACGGTCCCCATCGCAACAGGGGTAACAGCTGAAGGTCAGCTAATCATGAGCAGTCAGGACACTGGCGCCAAACAGTCGCTGGTGACGGTGAGCGACGCAAGCACCAATCCCGAACTCTATGTGCCAACCACAACttcctcctccaactcctcccATCTTCCGGAGACCATCGACGGCACCGGGGTTCTGACCCAAGCCACCGCCGTCTCTGCAGGCGTGTCCGACCCCTCCTCCTCGAGCTTCAACTCAACACACAACCACCTGCAGCAAATCCAGGTCAGAGCGTGTGTCTTTAACACCTTGAACAGGCCTGCATACAGTAAGGCAGTGGTTCTCAGTGTGAGCAGAGGACAGTCCCTGGACAAATCTGATCTGAGACAAGAATTTAgaattaatgtaaatgtttacacaaaattatttgtatttctttgtgaGATGCTTCATCCTTCACCCCTGGGGGCTTTTAAAATCTTTCAAATTTAACAACCTGAAAGGGAAAATTTAGTCTTTTGTGCTCAGTAAGGCAACAGCTGGTGATGAGTAGGCCTGTACATTAGACCACAATTCTGTCTTGGTACTGGCCAAAATGTGTCTGGAGCAAAGAGCACTGGGTTCTGGCTTAAGTGTATATAACACTTAACATCTAAGGAATTGGCttctttaattaattatttattcctTAAAGTGAGGTATCAAAAAAAGTATTGCTTTGGCATCAAAACTCGGATATTGCACTAGCAGATTTCAGATGATACCCAGCCCTAATGATGAGGGGTGTTCAATAGATATTGGTTTGTTTTAAGGGATCACAAGCTGAAAAGGTGGGGTACTACTGCTTCAAGGCCACAACGAGGCTCACATTTTCATGCTATGTGTTGTTACCTGTGTCTGTCTAAGTGTCTCTGACATGTATCTCAAATTTCATAGAATGTTTTTTGACTAACCCACTGAAGTAGATTTGGCTCATGTTAGCAAGGGTGtggttgttctttttttattgatttatgttattattatttgttgcaCGTTAGCTTCAAATGAGAGTGCAGACAGCTAGACTGGTGCAGTCATATGGATGATGGCTTGTGCAATGCAATGCTGTTGTGCAACCAGCTCTCAAAGTGTTCGGAGCTGCGTGTTCAGCAACCGCAAATACATTCGCAGCCTGTGAGAAAAGCTCCAGCTTGCAATTTATTAACATGATTAAGGCAAACCATCCACTGTGCTGTTGAACCAGGACCTCCTTCACAGAAACATGACGTGAATGCTGATTTCTCAGGCCTTTGTGAGCaattgtaatttattttgctgtttgcttgCTCTGCAGGTCTCTTCCGCTAACACCACCACTATTGCGCAGCCCATCCTACAGCTGTCTGGGGACAGTCAGGCCCAGGTGGCTCAGGGTCAGGACCTGACTGGAGGAGCAGGTCAGACTCTACAGAGTGTGCAGCTGGTCAACCCAGGAACCTTCCTGATCCAGGCCCAGACTGTCACTGCTACTGGGCAGATCCAGTGGCAGACCTTCCAGGTAACGTATCAGGAATGCGTAGAAAGCAGCAAACTAGCCTACAGAAGTTTCCGATGGGAATCATTAAAGCagaatgttgtgtttttgtgcaatgGAAGATGAGTGATTACTAACACGTATCCCATCTCTCTGCAGGTTCAGGGTGTCCAGTCACTCCAGGGGCTCCAGTTGCCCCAGGGGCAGGGGCAGGCCCAGCAGCTGACCCTAGCCCCGGTCCAGACCCTCCCTCTGGGCCAGACGGGGCAGGTCAGCCTGCCGAACCTCCAGACAGTCACGGTGAACTCTGTGTCACAAGCTGGATTTCAGTACACACAGGGGGAGGACGCAAACAGTCCAGCTGGTACGGGACACCTGCTCATACCGTACAGCCTCACACATAGCTCTTTATTCTAATGAGCAAATCTTGAATTCATTAAGTCAAGTCACTCAAAGAAATCCCAAATCTGCTTCTTCTCCCCTGGTTCAGGTATCCAGATAAAAGAGGAGCCAGACTCTGAGGAGTGGCAGCTGAGCGGAGACTCCACGCTGAACCCCAGCGACCTGAACAACCTGCGTGTTCAGGTGGGAGACGAGGATATGGAGACGCCGGGCGGGGAGGGCAAGAGGCTCCGCAGGGTAGCCTGCACCTGCCCCAACTGCAAAGAGTCTGGAGGAAGGTGGGcctcagcaaaaacacacacagatacagatgtgAGGGGGTGCAGgtgtgaaaagataaaaaaatattacaaaataagcAAAATCACGTCCTAAAACTTTATTACACATCAtcatttcaatatattttattactcTTCTCTGAGCTACAGTCAATTTTAATGCAacaataaaatctgttttagcGACACCTTTCAGTGACCAGACGACAACACTCATAGCAGCAGCCTCATTAAACACTCGATGTCTCAGAACTTCAAACTAGCTTCACTTTTATCGCTCATTTATGTTTTTAGGATTTGTGTTTAACTGGAAGTGATCTGTTGCAACCAGCTTTATGTTCTGCATGTTTGTAGTTGTGAATGCAACTGGTTGTTAATCCTGTTTCATGTGGCATTAAAAGAATATCAGACTTTCATGCAAATCAATATTTGCCTGCAAAAATATTCATGCAAATACAAAATGCTGTGGCTCGGCCTTTATCAGCATAATAATGTAAGAGCATTGCTGTCTTTTATATTGAGTATTTTATTCAGCTAcgtgtgtatttttgtatgatttttgcatttttaaaaaaaagaaacaagtgattgacagcttgtgtgtttcctACTCATTTTGCAATTTTCCCGGCGTCCCACAGAGGCTCGGGCATGGGGAAGAAGAAGCAGCATATCTGCCACATCGTCGGCTGCGGGAAGGTTTACGGGAAGACGTCTCACCTGCGAGCTCACCTGCGCTGGCACAGCGGAGAGAGACCCTTCGTCTGCAACTGGATGTTCTGCGGGAAGAGGTTCACTAGGAGCGAcgagctgcagagacacaggaggacacacacaggtgagacgaTGCGCTGATACGCCTCCTCGCTTTTCAAATCACCTCCGCGCACAGCCGCGTTATTTATCTCCAGTTATTTTATCGTGCGAGTCTATAAAAGTGAAGCTGATGatcacagtgtttttgtgtggatgTAGTTATGAGTGGGAAATGAGTAACATAGGAgtgacagcaaaaacaaagtttCTTCGTGTTGTGTTGTAGCTTTCTGTCTGTGAACTTTGAAAGCGTCATATTTGGTTTTTAGATGCTCCTTTTGTTAGACTTAAGTTAAGGAGAAGGTAGTggcacagaaaatgtatttagatATACCAGCGTTGTGACATGAGGAAGACTTTCGTTtaaatactatactatactatattaaaTACTATAAATATTATCTTGCATTGTGGGTAAGAGCGCGTGACTTCCTTCTGCTAcacctttattgtcattgtgttcAGCACCTTTCCAGCACCGGTGTGTGTTTATTCCCTCGCTCTCATCCTGCTCGACTTAACAGTTAAACCAGAGCAGATGTGTGTCCGGAGCCGTTTATGGGACGTGATTACCGCAGTTATATCGGTCGATTATTCAGTTATTCATGTGTTTCATTGTGCATCTTTAAAGCTTTTTGCGTCTTAAAGTTTTCAGGAGTTCTGTGCAATTCTTGGAGATTGCTTTTGGCTCAGATCATCTCTGATGaggatttaatatttttgacaCAAAGTAAAATGATTTGTCAATGAAGTTTCATTTAGATTTGAGTCTTTGATGAAGAAACACTGTGTTGACAGTCCTAGCTGGTGTATGTCACTGTACATAGTGCTTGTGAATTACCATAGAAAGGAGCAGTG from Pempheris klunzingeri isolate RE-2024b chromosome 13, fPemKlu1.hap1, whole genome shotgun sequence encodes:
- the LOC139211772 gene encoding transcription factor Sp3-like isoform X1 gives rise to the protein MTAPEQPLKQGEMASADVDSSQSEFLQPGGAAETQTTDMSAIQLTGSDRWEVLTPVSTGKEDHGVVHIPNSGIVTSNGQYVLPIGSLPSQPIYVTASGNEAAANGVSGIQYQVIPQIQNADGTLAGFSAQGLDDGTGQIQLLQDGSHGSIGISCATTATTDLLTQAGQVQSIQGVPLAGGSAYTGTVPVGLPSNITFVPINSLDLESLGLTGAQTVPIATGVTAEGQLIMSSQDTGAKQSLVTVSDASTNPELYVPTTTSSSNSSHLPETIDGTGVLTQATAVSAGVSDPSSSSFNSTHNHLQQIQVSSANTTTIAQPILQLSGDSQAQVAQGQDLTGGAGQTLQSVQLVNPGTFLIQAQTVTATGQIQWQTFQVQGVQSLQGLQLPQGQGQAQQLTLAPVQTLPLGQTGQVSLPNLQTVTVNSVSQAGFQYTQGEDANSPAGIQIKEEPDSEEWQLSGDSTLNPSDLNNLRVQVGDEDMETPGGEGKRLRRVACTCPNCKESGGRGSGMGKKKQHICHIVGCGKVYGKTSHLRAHLRWHSGERPFVCNWMFCGKRFTRSDELQRHRRTHTGEKKFVCTECSKRFMRSDHLAKHIKTHQNKKGGVPSTSPPTADAVITADGTTLILQTASTHDLVANQEIPLQLVTVASGEVLE
- the LOC139211772 gene encoding transcription factor Sp3-like isoform X2, encoding MASADVDSSQSEFLQPGGAAETQTTDMSAIQLTGSDRWEVLTPVSTGKEDHGVVHIPNSGIVTSNGQYVLPIGSLPSQPIYVTASGNEAAANGVSGIQYQVIPQIQNADGTLAGFSAQGLDDGTGQIQLLQDGSHGSIGISCATTATTDLLTQAGQVQSIQGVPLAGGSAYTGTVPVGLPSNITFVPINSLDLESLGLTGAQTVPIATGVTAEGQLIMSSQDTGAKQSLVTVSDASTNPELYVPTTTSSSNSSHLPETIDGTGVLTQATAVSAGVSDPSSSSFNSTHNHLQQIQVSSANTTTIAQPILQLSGDSQAQVAQGQDLTGGAGQTLQSVQLVNPGTFLIQAQTVTATGQIQWQTFQVQGVQSLQGLQLPQGQGQAQQLTLAPVQTLPLGQTGQVSLPNLQTVTVNSVSQAGFQYTQGEDANSPAGIQIKEEPDSEEWQLSGDSTLNPSDLNNLRVQVGDEDMETPGGEGKRLRRVACTCPNCKESGGRGSGMGKKKQHICHIVGCGKVYGKTSHLRAHLRWHSGERPFVCNWMFCGKRFTRSDELQRHRRTHTGEKKFVCTECSKRFMRSDHLAKHIKTHQNKKGGVPSTSPPTADAVITADGTTLILQTASTHDLVANQEIPLQLVTVASGEVLE
- the LOC139211772 gene encoding transcription factor Sp3-like isoform X3, which translates into the protein MSAIQLTGSDRWEVLTPVSTGKEDHGVVHIPNSGIVTSNGQYVLPIGSLPSQPIYVTASGNEAAANGVSGIQYQVIPQIQNADGTLAGFSAQGLDDGTGQIQLLQDGSHGSIGISCATTATTDLLTQAGQVQSIQGVPLAGGSAYTGTVPVGLPSNITFVPINSLDLESLGLTGAQTVPIATGVTAEGQLIMSSQDTGAKQSLVTVSDASTNPELYVPTTTSSSNSSHLPETIDGTGVLTQATAVSAGVSDPSSSSFNSTHNHLQQIQVSSANTTTIAQPILQLSGDSQAQVAQGQDLTGGAGQTLQSVQLVNPGTFLIQAQTVTATGQIQWQTFQVQGVQSLQGLQLPQGQGQAQQLTLAPVQTLPLGQTGQVSLPNLQTVTVNSVSQAGFQYTQGEDANSPAGIQIKEEPDSEEWQLSGDSTLNPSDLNNLRVQVGDEDMETPGGEGKRLRRVACTCPNCKESGGRGSGMGKKKQHICHIVGCGKVYGKTSHLRAHLRWHSGERPFVCNWMFCGKRFTRSDELQRHRRTHTGEKKFVCTECSKRFMRSDHLAKHIKTHQNKKGGVPSTSPPTADAVITADGTTLILQTASTHDLVANQEIPLQLVTVASGEVLE